One region of Kytococcus sedentarius DSM 20547 genomic DNA includes:
- the dnaB gene encoding replicative DNA helicase, with the protein MDRMPPQDVDAERSVLGGMLLSKDAIADVLELVRGVDYYRPAHELIHDAILDLFGRGEPADAITVADELTKRGNLQRAGGQAYLHQLMQAVPTAANAGYYAEIVAERAILRRLVEAGTRIVQMGYGQGGGEVEDVVNAAQAEVYAVSDKRGAEDYQVIGEIFDATVDEIEHASGSAGEMIGVPTGFADLDALTNGLHGGQMIVLAARPAMGKSTMGLDICRSASIQHGLTSAIFSLEMSKTEIVMRMLSAEASIQLQKLRKGEVDEHDWAKIAETQGRLSVAPLFIDDSPNLSLMEIRAKARRLKQQHNLRLVVIDYLQLMTSGKKVESRQQEVSEFSRALKLLAKELEVPVIAISQLNRGPEQRTDKKPQMSDLRESGSIEQDADMVILLHREEAYEKESPRAGEADFIVAKHRNGPTDTITVAFQGHFSRFKDMAQGF; encoded by the coding sequence ATGGACCGCATGCCCCCGCAGGACGTCGATGCCGAGCGCTCCGTCCTGGGCGGCATGCTGCTGAGCAAGGACGCGATCGCCGACGTGCTCGAGCTCGTGCGGGGGGTGGACTACTACCGGCCGGCCCACGAGCTCATCCACGACGCGATCCTGGACCTGTTCGGCCGCGGGGAGCCGGCGGACGCCATCACGGTGGCCGACGAGCTGACCAAGCGCGGCAACCTGCAGCGGGCCGGCGGGCAGGCCTACCTGCACCAGCTGATGCAGGCCGTGCCCACCGCCGCGAACGCCGGGTACTACGCCGAGATCGTGGCCGAGCGGGCCATCCTGCGCCGCCTCGTGGAGGCGGGCACCCGCATCGTGCAGATGGGCTACGGCCAGGGTGGGGGCGAGGTCGAGGACGTCGTCAACGCCGCCCAGGCCGAGGTGTATGCGGTCTCCGACAAGCGGGGCGCCGAGGACTACCAGGTCATCGGCGAGATCTTCGACGCGACGGTCGACGAGATCGAGCACGCCTCGGGCAGTGCCGGCGAGATGATCGGTGTGCCCACCGGGTTCGCGGACCTCGATGCGCTGACCAACGGCCTGCACGGTGGGCAGATGATCGTGCTCGCGGCGCGACCGGCCATGGGAAAGAGCACCATGGGGTTGGACATCTGCCGGTCGGCGAGCATCCAGCACGGGCTCACCTCGGCGATCTTCTCCCTCGAGATGAGCAAGACCGAGATCGTCATGCGCATGCTCTCGGCCGAGGCGTCCATCCAGTTGCAGAAGCTGCGCAAGGGTGAGGTGGACGAGCACGACTGGGCGAAGATCGCCGAGACCCAGGGGCGGTTGAGTGTGGCGCCGCTGTTCATCGACGACAGCCCGAACCTGTCGCTGATGGAGATCCGGGCCAAGGCGCGGCGGCTCAAGCAGCAGCACAACCTGCGGCTGGTGGTGATCGACTACCTGCAGCTGATGACCTCGGGCAAGAAGGTGGAGAGCCGACAGCAGGAGGTCTCGGAGTTCTCCCGTGCGCTGAAGCTGCTGGCCAAGGAGCTCGAGGTGCCGGTGATCGCCATCTCGCAGCTGAACCGTGGGCCGGAGCAGCGCACGGACAAGAAACCGCAGATGAGCGATCTGAGAGAAAGTGGATCAATCGAGCAGGATGCGGACATGGTCATCCTTTTGCATCGCGAAGAGGCATACGAAAAGGAATCACCTCGAGCGGGCGAGGCGGACTTCATCGTCGCCAAGCATCGAAATGGCCCGACGGACACCATCACGGTGGCCTTCCAGGGTCACTTCAGCCGGTTCAAGGACATGGCGCAGGGGTTCTGA
- a CDS encoding spermidine synthase: MPADPAAPPPTRTIQLGTSGQQARIEADELGGHELFIGGHVQSHVDLADPTHVRYEYLRRIATVIDEVTPAGAPLAVLHLGAGALTLVRYVQATRPASAQVVVDIDRELVDFVTTTLPLPAGTDLEVVVGDAREAVAELAGERFDVVVLDVPSNTPETDHLAGPDFHLELLDLLTEQGVLLVNVGDDDGLEFFAGQVRSLKEAATTEGHDGCWVLADAGMLDHLALGNAVLAVGSGLRTAQAALAAAGPHPGAVLDPAGAAALADRIEQC; this comes from the coding sequence ATGCCCGCCGACCCCGCCGCACCCCCGCCCACCCGCACCATCCAGCTGGGCACCAGCGGACAGCAGGCCCGCATCGAGGCGGACGAGTTGGGCGGCCACGAGCTGTTCATCGGCGGGCACGTGCAGTCCCACGTCGACCTGGCCGACCCCACGCACGTCCGGTACGAGTACCTGCGCCGCATCGCCACTGTCATCGATGAGGTGACGCCCGCGGGCGCCCCGCTGGCGGTCCTGCACCTGGGCGCCGGGGCCCTGACCCTGGTGCGCTACGTGCAGGCGACGCGACCCGCATCGGCCCAGGTGGTGGTGGACATCGACCGTGAGCTGGTCGACTTCGTGACCACCACGCTGCCGCTTCCGGCGGGGACGGACCTGGAGGTCGTGGTGGGCGACGCCCGGGAGGCCGTGGCCGAGCTGGCTGGCGAGCGCTTCGACGTGGTGGTGCTGGACGTGCCGAGCAACACCCCCGAGACCGACCACCTGGCCGGCCCGGACTTCCACCTCGAACTGCTGGACCTGCTCACCGAACAGGGTGTGCTGCTGGTCAACGTGGGGGACGACGACGGGCTGGAGTTCTTTGCCGGACAGGTCCGTTCGCTGAAGGAGGCCGCTACCACCGAGGGGCACGACGGCTGCTGGGTGCTGGCCGATGCGGGCATGCTCGACCACCTGGCGCTCGGCAACGCGGTACTTGCCGTGGGGTCGGGCCTGCGGACAGCGCAGGCCGCGTTGGCCGCCGCGGGGCCGCACCCGGGCGCAGTGCTCGACCCGGCCGGCGCGGCGGCACTGGCCGACCGCATCGAACAGTGCTGA
- a CDS encoding type II toxin-antitoxin system VapB family antitoxin, with the protein MALTIKNDRVCDLAREAAQRSGQSQVSVIEQALERYLADHAEPVGRRVDEVLARIDASLAPGDAAAMRVELDRLYDERGLPA; encoded by the coding sequence ATGGCACTCACGATCAAGAACGACAGGGTGTGCGACCTGGCCCGCGAGGCGGCGCAGCGCTCGGGACAGTCCCAGGTGTCCGTCATCGAGCAGGCGTTGGAGCGATACCTGGCCGACCATGCCGAGCCCGTGGGGCGGCGCGTGGACGAGGTGCTCGCCCGCATCGACGCCAGCCTTGCCCCGGGGGATGCTGCCGCGATGCGCGTCGAGCTCGATCGCCTCTACGACGAACGGGGGCTCCCCGCGTGA
- a CDS encoding type II toxin-antitoxin system VapC family toxin, with protein sequence MIVDSSALVAILLAEPERQALLEAIQQAPEAAMTAASYLEVGMVVDGRGNPVLSRQYDALLEALGIEVVDTTAEQARVARAAHRDFGRGSGHPARLNFGDCLSYAAAVQDGVPLLFTGDDFIHTDVTPAR encoded by the coding sequence GTGATCGTCGACTCCTCGGCCCTCGTGGCCATCCTGTTGGCAGAGCCGGAGCGCCAGGCCCTCCTCGAGGCCATCCAGCAGGCCCCGGAGGCCGCGATGACCGCGGCCTCCTACCTCGAGGTGGGCATGGTGGTGGACGGGCGGGGAAACCCGGTCCTCTCTCGCCAGTACGACGCCCTGTTGGAGGCCCTCGGTATCGAGGTGGTGGACACCACGGCCGAGCAGGCCCGTGTCGCCCGGGCGGCGCACCGGGACTTCGGCCGGGGGAGTGGGCACCCGGCGCGCCTGAACTTCGGGGACTGCCTCAGCTACGCCGCCGCCGTCCAGGATGGGGTCCCCTTGTTGTTCACGGGTGACGACTTCATCCACACGGACGTCACGCCTGCCCGCTGA
- a CDS encoding HNH endonuclease family protein, whose amino-acid sequence MAHSPVTTSAVPVPAEAPTSAAHVTKAPATLGATTVGTATLSTAPLEATPITSGINPDMATVAGARYSAPLRTAIRRLPVARENNSGYSRDRQFGTWIDAHRDCQNTRAEVLLSETRRTATYTSTKRRCTVKSDRWVTSLDNRVHSSATTVQIDHLVPVAEAWGSGARHWTKAKRVRFYNDLGDARTLSAQSCAVNQSKGARGPEAWIPRVNKCRYINEWVAVKIRWNLKVDATEKAALTRYAAKCPNVTLRVTKA is encoded by the coding sequence ATGGCGCACTCGCCCGTCACCACCTCGGCCGTCCCGGTTCCCGCCGAGGCCCCCACCAGCGCAGCCCATGTGACGAAGGCGCCCGCCACGCTCGGCGCCACCACCGTCGGGACCGCCACGCTCAGCACCGCGCCCCTGGAGGCCACCCCCATCACGTCGGGCATCAACCCGGACATGGCCACCGTGGCCGGCGCGCGGTACAGCGCCCCGCTGCGCACCGCCATCCGACGCCTGCCCGTGGCCAGGGAGAACAACTCCGGGTACAGCCGCGACCGCCAGTTCGGCACCTGGATCGACGCCCACCGCGACTGCCAGAACACGCGCGCGGAGGTGCTGCTCAGCGAGACCCGCCGCACGGCCACCTATACGTCGACCAAGCGCCGCTGCACGGTCAAGTCCGACCGCTGGGTGACCAGCCTCGACAACCGGGTCCACAGCTCGGCCACCACCGTGCAGATCGACCACCTGGTGCCGGTGGCGGAGGCCTGGGGGTCGGGCGCGCGCCACTGGACCAAGGCCAAGCGTGTGCGCTTCTACAACGACCTCGGCGACGCCCGCACGCTGAGCGCCCAGAGCTGCGCGGTGAACCAGTCCAAGGGTGCCCGCGGACCCGAGGCGTGGATACCGCGCGTCAACAAGTGCCGCTACATCAACGAGTGGGTGGCCGTGAAGATCCGCTGGAACCTGAAGGTGGACGCCACCGAGAAGGCGGCCCTGACCCGGTATGCAGCGAAGTGCCCCAACGTGACCCTGCGGGTGACGAAGGCCTGA
- a CDS encoding maleylpyruvate isomerase family mycothiol-dependent enzyme, protein MDPLSFPLPEARDLFAAQTRQLLDAVHSLYELDLLTPSLCAGWSRLELVEHLRIGLDEMAAAACTTTDTAPDHDAASYWGSFARAEDEDPVPGIMWLRRTASASARPAGAVERLTEAAERALAAVTSQRNHPVPFQSKVLAAGDFVGSWVVELAIHQWDLDLGTHPAPVGAVWARRTLEALAGCPLPASMPDDLAVLAGMGRRPWPDGIERPAAFPVAV, encoded by the coding sequence GTGGACCCCCTCAGCTTCCCCCTCCCCGAGGCACGTGACCTGTTCGCAGCCCAGACGCGTCAGCTCCTCGATGCGGTGCACAGCCTGTACGAACTCGACCTGTTGACCCCCTCCCTGTGCGCCGGGTGGTCCCGACTGGAACTGGTGGAGCACCTCCGCATCGGCCTCGACGAGATGGCCGCCGCCGCCTGCACCACCACCGACACCGCCCCGGACCACGACGCAGCCAGCTACTGGGGCAGCTTCGCCCGCGCCGAGGACGAGGACCCCGTCCCCGGCATCATGTGGCTGCGCCGCACCGCCTCGGCGAGCGCCCGCCCCGCCGGTGCCGTGGAGCGCCTGACCGAGGCGGCCGAGCGCGCTCTCGCAGCCGTCACCAGCCAGCGAAACCACCCGGTCCCCTTCCAAAGCAAGGTGTTGGCGGCCGGGGACTTCGTCGGCAGCTGGGTGGTCGAGCTCGCCATCCACCAGTGGGACCTGGACCTGGGCACCCACCCCGCCCCGGTCGGCGCAGTCTGGGCCCGCCGCACACTGGAGGCCCTGGCGGGGTGCCCGCTCCCCGCATCGATGCCGGATGACCTCGCCGTCCTCGCGGGGATGGGGCGTCGCCCCTGGCCCGATGGCATCGAGCGTCCCGCGGCCTTTCCCGTGGCGGTGTGA
- a CDS encoding DUF2200 domain-containing protein has protein sequence MHKIFAMPVAEVYPHYVTKVEKKDRTVDELHQVIEWLTGFDEAQLAKHLEDRTSFEDFFAAAELNPNASLITGSICGVKVQEVEDPLMQKIRYLDKLVDELAKGRPMEKILRA, from the coding sequence ATGCACAAGATCTTCGCCATGCCCGTCGCCGAGGTGTACCCGCACTACGTCACCAAGGTCGAGAAGAAGGACCGCACGGTCGACGAGCTGCACCAGGTGATCGAGTGGCTCACCGGCTTCGACGAGGCCCAACTGGCCAAGCACCTGGAGGACCGGACGAGCTTCGAGGACTTCTTCGCGGCCGCCGAGCTGAACCCCAACGCCTCCCTGATCACCGGCAGCATCTGCGGGGTGAAGGTGCAGGAGGTGGAGGACCCGCTGATGCAGAAGATCCGCTATCTCGACAAGCTGGTCGACGAGCTGGCCAAGGGGCGCCCGATGGAGAAGATCCTGCGCGCCTGA
- a CDS encoding HNH endonuclease, whose translation MVVGLDVLVEDARGPTDPPSGGPPGSSGSPPEQTGSPPAEMGRPPASNGSPPDEPGSPPTGRGSALGWMPGFGYLDPDHVRKIAIREGSVWQRLVADPLSGHAVSVSPFTYRPTASLARFVRARDGVARDPGCGSFGATEAERCELDHIVPFDVGGTTTADNLQALSRRGHTRKTKRQWEVTGDAGGSLRWTSLAGKRYTSDPLDYRDF comes from the coding sequence GTGGTCGTCGGGCTGGACGTGCTGGTCGAGGACGCCCGAGGCCCGACCGACCCGCCGTCGGGCGGCCCGCCGGGCAGCAGCGGGAGTCCGCCTGAGCAGACGGGAAGCCCGCCGGCGGAGATGGGACGCCCGCCGGCCAGCAACGGAAGCCCGCCGGATGAGCCGGGAAGTCCGCCGACCGGCCGCGGCAGCGCCTTGGGCTGGATGCCGGGGTTCGGCTACCTGGATCCCGACCACGTGCGGAAGATCGCCATCCGGGAGGGTTCGGTGTGGCAACGCCTCGTCGCAGACCCGCTGTCCGGGCACGCAGTGAGCGTGTCCCCCTTCACCTACCGCCCCACCGCCAGCCTCGCGCGGTTCGTCAGGGCGCGCGACGGGGTGGCCAGGGATCCCGGTTGCGGGAGCTTCGGTGCCACCGAGGCGGAGCGGTGCGAACTCGACCACATCGTCCCCTTCGATGTGGGCGGCACCACCACGGCCGACAACCTGCAGGCGCTCTCCCGCCGCGGTCATACCCGCAAGACCAAACGCCAGTGGGAGGTGACGGGTGATGCGGGCGGCAGCCTCCGGTGGACCAGTCTGGCCGGCAAGCGCTACACCAGCGATCCCCTGGACTACCGGGACTTCTGA
- a CDS encoding FMN-binding protein, translated as MRGEYKVPGGKLVAVEIETQGGGTGDRITEAFVSGDFFLEPDEALEDINGALLGLGVDSSVDDIATAIRQRLSDDVSLIGFSPEAVGIAVRRALGKASSWEDHHFDLIGPVSMDPRMHVALDEVLARKVARGEAGQGRRGRAEPEPTAERPAPRPAAGRSAALREGAGPGRGAWTGRGAWRCRCSRRERRTGGPRDAPGTAGVHELRRGLQRLLPLPHCG; from the coding sequence ATGCGTGGTGAATACAAGGTGCCGGGCGGCAAGCTGGTCGCCGTCGAGATCGAGACCCAGGGCGGGGGCACGGGAGACCGCATCACCGAGGCGTTCGTCTCCGGCGACTTCTTCCTCGAACCGGACGAGGCGCTGGAGGACATCAACGGCGCCCTGCTGGGTCTCGGTGTCGACAGCTCGGTGGACGACATCGCCACCGCCATCCGCCAGCGACTCAGTGACGACGTCTCCCTCATCGGCTTCTCCCCGGAGGCCGTGGGCATCGCCGTGCGGCGGGCCCTGGGCAAGGCCTCCAGCTGGGAGGACCACCACTTCGACCTCATCGGCCCGGTGAGCATGGACCCGCGCATGCACGTGGCCCTCGACGAGGTGCTCGCACGCAAGGTCGCCCGCGGCGAGGCCGGCCAAGGCCGCCGGGGACGAGCGGAGCCTGAGCCAACTGCGGAGCGACCTGCACCTCGACCTGCTGCTGGTCGGTCAGCTGCCCTCCGGGAGGGCGCCGGGCCAGGTCGTGGTGCCTGGACAGGTCGTGGTGCCTGGCGGTGCCGATGCAGCCGGCGAGAGCGCCGAACCGGCGGCCCCCGCGACGCCCCAGGCACCGCCGGTGTGCACGAGCTGCGGCGCGGTCTCCAGCGACTACTTCCCCTACCCCACTGTGGGTGA
- a CDS encoding Ltp family lipoprotein yields the protein MRRASYLDVSAFSRSALIQQLVHDGFTQKQAAHGATQAGL from the coding sequence CTGCGAAGAGCCAGTTATCTCGACGTCTCGGCCTTCTCGCGCTCCGCCCTCATCCAACAGCTGGTCCACGACGGCTTCACCCAGAAGCAGGCCGCCCACGGGGCCACCCAGGCTGGCCTGTAA